The following nucleotide sequence is from Lacinutrix sp. Hel_I_90.
TAATACTTGACCTCTGTAATATAGTTTACCTTCAAACCAGTGTGCTCTATGGTATAAGTGTGCTTCACCTGTTGTTGGGCAAGTTGCAACTTGTGGCGCAGTTGCTTTGTAATGTGTTCTTCTCTTATCTCTTCTTGTTTTCGAGATTTTTCTTTTAGGATGTGCCATTTTATTATTTTATTTATCCGTTAATAGTT
It contains:
- the rpmF gene encoding 50S ribosomal protein L32, with product MAHPKRKISKTRRDKRRTHYKATAPQVATCPTTGEAHLYHRAHWFEGKLYYRGQVLIDNAVAEENLA